A window of Microcoleus sp. FACHB-68 genomic DNA:
ACCTGTTTCACCGGCATTTGTTGCACAGAAGTGGGTTTATCGGCAGCATAGGCGCGATCATTCGTTGCTGCTGAACTCATTACCTGTTTCACCGGCATCTGTTGCAAGGAAGCGGGTTTACCGGCAGCGTAGGCGCGGGCGATGGTGTCGCAGCGATCATTGTAAAAGTTGCCGGAGTGTCCTCGGACGTGTTGCCAGTTGACTTGCCGGCAGTTGAGTTTGTCGAGCACTTCCCAAATATCTTGGTTGAGGACGGGTTTGCCGGTGGAGGTTTTCCAGCCTTTCTTTTTCCAGCCTTTAATCCATTGGGTGATGCCGTTTTTCAGGTATTCGCTGTCGGTGTAGAGGGTGATGGGTTCGTCTTGACTGGCACTTGTGAGGAATTCTAAGGCAGCAACGGCGGCTTGCATTTCCATGCGGTTGTTGGTGGTTTGGGAGTCACCCCCGCCGAGTTCATGGGTGGAACCATCAGCGTAGCAAACAACGACTCCCCAGCCGCCTGGGCCGGGGTTGCCGGTGCACGCGCCATCGGTGTAAATACTTTGGATTTTGCTAGAAGACATTAGCGAGGAATTAAGCGATGGATTCCCAAAATTATCACGGCAATCGCTATTGGAACAATACTCCATACCCAGGCCGGCGATTTCACGACAAGTTAGTTTCTCCTGAATTATCTAACCCGTTCGCAATAAATACTGCTTCAATCACTTGCCCTGTACAATTTTCTTCTTCCTGAGCAGCCGATGGAAGTTTTTCTAATTCATTCTCAATCAATACTGGCTCAATCGCTTGCCCTGTTTCAGTTTCATCTTCCTGAGAAGTCTGTGGAAGTTTTTCTAATCCATTTCCAACAAATACCGCTTCAATCACTTGCCCTGTCCAAATCTCATCCCACTTAGAAACTGGGGGAAGTTTTTCTAATAACTGCGTCCCAATTGTTAGCGCCTCTTCTGAGAATTCTCCCTCGGCTATTTCTTTTAGCCCTACCATCCGATTTGCCAACTCTCGATCCGGTGCTTCCTGCAATGTTTCCCCAAACCGGCGCAACCACTGCACCCATTGTTCTGTTGTGGCGCGGTATTGCATATCCTGCCAAAAATTTAAGGCGACTGACTCACCAAACGGGACTTTGGCTAACAGTTGACGAAACAAAGATTCATATTCTTCCTCACTCAGCGCTTGAGATTCTCTTGCCAGCAGTTGAGTGCCAATTTCTCCTGAAATTTCCCCAATTTCTCCACAACCGATTTCACTCAGCCGAACCATCCGCGTTGCTAATTCATGGTTAGGTGCGGGAGATTTTAACAAGCGATCTCGACCAAAGCGCTTGAGCCAGGAGATAAAAAATTTGTCCTGAATGCGATTTCCCAAATGTTCTAATACTTGCGCTTGCTGCCAACCTTCTCCAATCCCATCCATGAGCTGCATAAAGAAGTTTTCATAACCGGCATCACTCAAAGGATTAATGGGGACTGGGGTTTGCTCTTTCTTCTCTTCTTTTGATGATGTAGAATTTTTAAATAGCTGTTGAAAGAAGTGTACAAGCCGATCCCATATTTTTTTTAGCATACTTTTATTGTTTTTTTTACAAAAGTGTAAAGATTCTGTAGAGCAATCCTATTTGAATTGCAACAAAGTGGAGTCCGGGCATCTTGCTATATAACGCGAATGAGACACTGGCATTACCGGAAATTCTCACGAATAATTTAGGATTGCTATATCAATCTATCAATTCTAGAACATTATCTTTTTTAAGAATTAATAAAATAATGCTATAATTTAGTCTTAATTAGAGGCAAGTAGATAGTAGAGAAATCTACGATCTACTAACAACTAATTAACCTAATCGGCTCACCTACCCCCAGGCAGTCCCCTCAGATGCCGGCGCATCTCCCTCGGCTTCTAGTAGCAGACGGGCAGCCTCTCGACCGGCCAAGGCGACGGAGTCCTCCGGCTGAACGCTCAGCGCTCGGTCAAAGGAGGTGATCGCTTCCTGGTGCCGGTGCAAACTGGTGAGGGCAACGCCCCGGTTGACCCAAGCCGGCCCGTAATCTGGGGCAAGGGACACCACGCGATCAAACGATTGCAGTGCCTCTTCGTGCCGGTGTAAGTAACTCAGCGCCAACCCCCGGTTAAACCAAGTTTCAATTTCACTCGGTTCCCTGGCAACGGCTTCGTTATACGAGTTGAGAGCCTCCTCGTGCCGGCCTAAAGCCATCAGCGCATCCCCTTGGCTATGCCACCCTTGGGGGAGGTCGGGCTGCAGTTGCAGCGCTTGCTGATAGCAACTGACGGCCTCTTCATAGCGGTTGAGTTTGGTCAGCGCCACCCCCCGGTTATGCCAAGCCGCCGGGAATTCTGGATTCACTTGCAGCGCTTTTTCATAAGAGTTGAGTTCCTCTTCGTGCTGCTCTAAAGCCGAGAACGCTAAACCTCGCAGATACCAAGTGTTAGGATTGTGAGGCTCAACCTTAATCGCAGCCTCAAAGCAGGCGATTGCTTCTTCGTACCTTTCCAAGTAAAATAGCGCTCCACCCCGGTTCAACCAAGCCGCTGTTAACTCTGGCTCGAGTTGCAAAGCTTGGTCATAAGAGGCAATTGCCCCTAACACATCCCCAACCCCTAATTGCTGATTTCCTTGCTCCCACCAAGCTTCAGCATTGTCTGGTGGAGGGGCAGCAGGGGCATTAGGAGCAGCCGGTGCCGGCACCCCCCGTTCTCGCGCCAGCAACTGGCTGCCCAGTTCGTATGCCACATCTGCCAAGTCCCCGCAATTCATTTGTCCTAAACCGAGTAACTGTCTGGCTAACTCAGGATTCGGTGCCGGCGTGGCCAAAAAGCGTTCGCCATAGCGCCGCAGCCAAGCCGCCCATAGTTGCAGGTTGCCGCGTTCTCCGAGATCGTCAAAAAACTTCAACACTCGTTCGCGATCCCAACCTCGTTTCACCCCCTCCAACAATTGGGTGAATAGCAGTTGATAATCTGCATCCTCCAATGCCGGTGGCGGTTTCATTCCGGCTGATATAGGCTGAGATTTTACAACTTCCCTCTTTTCACTGCCAAAAAACCGCTGCCACATTTCCTTTAGCATCTCCCGCACCCACGCGTCACATATTCTAGATTGTAGGCAACGCTTACACCTCCATGTCCTACGAACCTCTCCACCACAAATACAGACCCCAAACTTTTGGGGATTTAGTGGGTCAAGACGCCATCGCCACGACCCTCAGTAATGCTATTCGCCTAGATAAAATCGCACCGGCATACTTATTTACCGGCCCAAGAGGCACCGGCAAGACCTCCAGCGCTCGTATTTTGGCCAAATCTCTTAACTGTTTGGCCAATAATGTCCCCACAGATAAGCCTTGCGGCGTTTGTGATGTGTGCCGGTCTGTAACCAACGGTTCATCCTTGGATGTGATAGAAATTGACGCCGCGAGTAACACCGGCGTTGATAATATTCGGGAACTGATTGAAAGAGCGCAATTTGCCCCTGTACAGTGCCGGTATAAAGTTTATGTGATTGATGAATGCTTAACCGGCGACTCACTCATACAAACCCGCGAAGGTTTGATTCGCATTGATGATCCCAACCTTAAAGGGAAAGAAGTTCTCAGTTATAACGAAGCTTTAGCAGTTTGGGAATTCAAAAAAGTTTTGAGGTGGTTAGACCAAGGAGAAAAGCAAACCTTTGTTATTAAAACAACCCACCGGGAAATTAGATGCACCGGCAATCACTTAATTCGCACAGATCAAGGATGGGTTGCAGCGGCTAATTTGAAACCAGAGATGAAAATTCTCTCACCTTTAGAGCGCAAAAGCTTGACAGATTGGCAGAAGTTAAACAATGTAAGCTTAGAGCCGGCGATTTCAGCAAAAATGCCAGAATTATTGCCAATTGGCTTACAGAAAGGAGAGATTCATCAGTCACAAACTCTTACAGAAAATTTAACTCTAACAAAATCTAATCCATCAGTCGAAAATAGTTTGCCTGCTCCTAACACTATTCAATTTTTGACTAATTTGGAAACAGTCGAGACTGTAACCCTTGGTAGCATAGAAAAAGTTTACGATATTGAAGTAGAAGACAATCACAACTTTGTGGCAAACGAGCTATTAGTTCATAATTGCCATATGCTCAGCACAGCAGCATTTAATTGCTTACTGAAAACTTTAGAAGAACCGCCTAATACCGTTGTATTTGTCTTAGCAACAACTGACCCCCAACGGGTTTTACCAACAATTATTTCCCGTTGTCAGCGGTTTGACTTCCGCCGCATCCCGCTAGAAGCAATGGTGGGGCATTTAAAATATATTGCCGAAAAAGAAACGATTAATATAAACAGCGATGCAATTACCCTTGTCGCTCAAATCGCCCAAGGCGGATTAAGAGATGCGGAAAGCTTACTCGATCAACTAAGTTTACTCGCACCGCCGGTTAGTGTTGAAAAAGTTTGGGATTTAGTCGGCGCAGTGCCGGAACGAGATTTGATGACACTGCTAGAAGCGATTAATAATAATAACCCCGCAGAGGTTCTCGATCAAACCCGCCATATTATGAATCGGGGACGAGAACCGTTAGTTTTACTACAAAATTTTGCCGGCTTTTACCGGGATTTACTCATTGCTAAAACAGCACCGGCACGAAATGATTTAGTTGCTATTACTCCCCAAACTTGGAAACAAATGTGTGAGTTTGTTCAAAGTTGGGACATTAGCAACATATTAGCCGGTCAAAAACACCTGCGCGACAGTGAAGTGCAATTAAAACACAGCACCCAGCCGCGCCTGTGGTTAGAAGTCACGTTATTAGGATTATTACCGGCAGCCTTCAACAGCCAGCCGGCACCGGCAAACCCGCCGCAACCAACCGCCTTTGCTAAAGCTTCTCCGCCACCGCAACAGCAAACTCCACAAGCTCAAATCCCCACATCCCCAAATCCCTCACCGGCAACTTCTGCGACACCGAAACCAGAGATTCCGGTGGAGTTAGCGCAACCACAAGCTGATCCCCTTCCCGCACCTTCAGGGGATGCGACTGCACAAGAGTATGATCCCCAAGAAGTTTGGCAAGCCGTATTGGCGAATCTGCAGCCACTCGGAACGAAAGAACTGTTGCGCCAACATTGTCAATTGATCAGCTTTGACGGTGCGGTTGCCCGCATTAGTATTAGTTCTAATCCCCTCTACAAGATGGGGCAGGGAAAGATGCCTAATGTTGAAACAGCCTTTTTGAAAATCTTCAATCGCAAGATTAAGGTAACTTTAGAAGTTGCCGGTGCTAACCAACCCAAAGCAATGCCGGCGCAAACCCCGCCACCGGCAGCTTTTAATGAGAATAATATTCCCCCGCCGGCACCCGATAACAACACATATCAGCAACCGCCGGCACAACCACAAAGAGACTTTCCCAGTGCCAATTCACCCGCAGCTAATAATTACCAAGCTGCTGCAACACCACCGCCTGCATCTGTAACAAATGGCTTCCAGAAAGATGCTTCCCGCTTGCGGCAGTCACCTGAAGATGAGTTAGAAAGTGCCGTTCAGATACTTGTTAAATCATTTAACGGAGAAGAGATTGAATTGAGCAATAAGGTGGACGATCCCACACCGGCAGCTTTGAATGACGATGAGTTAATTGAATTCCCAATGGAGGAAGAAGACTATGAAGAAGATGACGATGATATCGGTTTTTAAAGTTGTTACTGCTGTGTAGACAGGTTGCCGGTTTAATTTGATTGATTAGAGAGCAACTTCACCGCCGCCAAGTATCGTTCCTCAACATCCTTGCGATCATGTTCCTCCGATAACTGTTGGCTACCGCGCTCAATCATGGTTGCATGATGCAAAAGTGCCTCGCGATCCTTGCGGTTGCGAGTGTGCGGTGCGATCGCTGCGATTGCTTCTAGTAAGCGGATTGTTACTGCCACATCCGATCCCCCGTACTGCCGGATCTGGTTAAAAGCGTCGTCAGTTATCCCGGCAAACGTCACAGAATTGGCAATCGCCCGCAGGTTGTTCTCGTCATCGTAGCGGTAAGGCGAAGGTAAATCTCTTTGAGCCAGCCGGCACAGCGCGGCGCTGAGCTGATCAATACACTGAATTGCCGTAAACGGATCGTTGATGCCGGGGGAAACCGCCCGCAGTGCAATCTCGACCAATTGGTTAATGCAAAATTCTACATCCTGCTGTTCAGTGCGCTGCAAACCCAACATAAATGCCCCGTAAATTTGCCCGTAAAGTTTTTCATTCATTCGTTCCCCAGGCCAAACCATTACCAGCTCGCTGTCTTGCACAATAAACTTACCAGGACGGTATTTGAGACGCAGCAGAAGGTTGTTTGACTTGGCAATTTTCATCAATCGCTTGTCATCAACCGCCTGCAAATAACCACTCTTAGTTGCCAGAACCGGCGAGGCTTCTTTATCAAAATTCACCGGAATTTCGTCAACCCATCGCTGTTTTTGTCCTGGGTTTCCCTGTCCGATCTTTTGGGGAAACAAGTGATCAATGGCATGGTTTAAATCTTTGCTAACTTCCCCAATGACGTGCCATGACTGAATTGAGGTGGAGGCGTGATGGATAAAATAGATTAACACCCCAATGCTGGTGATCGCTAACACGATGCCGAACGTTACTGCTAGCTGCGGAACAAATAGGTTGTAATCATCGCCCCTGATGGTTCGCAAGACAAGTAAGCAGTAAATAAAGGTGCCGATGAACGTACCCAGCACAATTTGATTGCCGGTGTCCTGCATGAAGTTACGCAGCAGTCGCGGGCCAAACTGTGAAGAAGCCAGGGTGAGGGCGACGATAACGATGGAGAAGGCAGTACCGGCAACGGTGATCATCGAACCGGCAACCGTTGAAAGCATTGTCCGCGCCCCATCTGGGCCGCCGGTGTAGATCAAGGCGAGCTTTTCAATAAAGCCAGATTTGCCGGCCCGATCAAGCGCCAGCATCGCAAACGCCAGCACCATTGCGCTGCCTGACATGAGTGCCGGTACAAACCAGTAGCTAGAGTGCAGTGAATCCCAAAGCTTGCTCAGCTTGATATTCATGTGCCACCGTTACCATCTCGTTGCGAACGCATTTCAGCCAGCTTTCTCAGGGAACCCCCGATGCTGCGCGGTTTCGGGACTTCATTGTTTCCTGCCGGCCATCCTTCCCGCTGACGAGCGCGATCACCATCAGTTTCTTCGGTTTGATCGTGGAAAAGAATTTGCTGTGTCGGGAAGGGCAGATCGATGCCATTTGCAACCAACTTATTCTTAATCGCAATGAGGACTTGATCGCGCGAATCAAGGGTATCCGCACGTCGCGGCGGTTTTATCCACCACCGGGCGCGGATGTTTACCGTACTCTCAGCAAGTTCCATTACAAGGGCATCGGGTGCGGGATCGTGCAAAACCCCATCCACACTGTAGAGTGCTTCCAAAATGAGTTGCTTCGCCCGGTCAATATCATCCCCGTATCCAATCCCAACATCATATTCATTCCGCCGTTTTTCAAATGCGGTGTTGACGGTTACTGAATTCGTGAAAAGTTCAGCATTTGGAATCACTATGCGACGGCCATCGTAAGTTCTAATGATTGTGGCGCGTGTCTGGATATTTTCAACGGTGCCTTCAAAATCTTTGAATACGATTTGGTCTTCAATTTGGAACGGTTCAGTCAAAAGAATTAAGATGCCGGCGAGAAAATTTTGGAGAATATCCCGAAAAGCAAACCCAATTGCTACCCCACTAATCCCCAACAGTTGAACTAAATCACCTGCCTTAAAAGAAGGAATAACAATCGATAAAGCAACAAATAAGCCGACTAAAATGACAACCCCTTGAGCTAAACGTCCAAGAACCAGCCCTAAATTTCTCGCTTGCCGGTGTCTTCTCGTCAGACGTCTGACAAGGGTTCTGATCGTCCTTGCTGCAAAAAAGAACAAAGTAAAGACGATTAAAGCCAAGATCACATTTGGCAGCATCGTAATCGTGCCTGAGATCATCCCCTGAATTTTCGTCCAGGCTGCTGATGCTGATGCTTGCAGATCCATGATTTTTCCCGTTAATAAAACATTGCTGAGCGTTTCGATGCCAAAGCTGAACGCTTTGCTATGTAAGTTTTTGGCAACTACGCTACCGCTATTTTTATCAACTTTGATAGGTCTTTGTCTTATCGTACATCTATCTTAGGTATTATTTATTCAAAAGTTGGGAATGAGCAATCACTCAATTATTGATGACAAGTTAAGACTGTATGTTATTGTTTTAGGTGATTTTAGGAAGGGTAGAAGAAAAAATCTTGGGCTTTCGTGACAGATCGGAAAGGAAGCAACAATCAGTTTTAGGTTTATTTTTTTGCTGTTTAATTATGCCTAATTTTCTATTATCTTGGTAAAAAAATATGACCAGGCTAGATATTTATTGAAAAATAACTAAGATGAATTTTTTCAATACAAATTTCGCAGATGAAACTCAGGGTTTAATGTATTGGATTATGAGTTTATCCGATTTTTGAATCGTGCCACATCCTATATTAGGTAGAGAAACACGTTGAGTTTTGAGTGACTGTATCCAACTGATTCATCTGTGGCATTCTTTTTTGAAATTGGTAGAAAGTATAAAAAAAAGGCATTTCCTTCGAGATTGTTACGGTGAACTCAGGTACTAAAAATGTAACCGGAGTGCGAACGTAACCAAGAAGAAAATGCCCTAGGAGAAGCGTTAAAGGAACAGAGGAGACACTTGAAAAACTTGTCCTTAATTTTCTGACGATGCCTGATCGAGGCAAGCCTTTAACTTCGCGGCTAGAACCTGTACATTCGGTTGTTTGAGAATACCGATATGGTTGCCCGGTACATCGTGCACGTCTAACCCTCCAACTGTAAAGGGAGTCCAGGTTTTCGGGTCAGTGTAATAGCTTTCAAACTCAGTGCGATCCATAGCCCGGAATAAAGTCACTTTGCCTGGGTAGGGCTGCGGTACATAATTCCTGACTGCCTGATGGCGCACAGTCCGGCGGGCATCATTGCTGGTGATTTTTTGCAGGGACTTAGACAAGGATCGCTCGCTTCCCTGATCAAACTTGCTGGACATTTTGCCGATGAGACTGAGAACTTTCTCTTTGCTTGAGGAAATCTTTGCCTGTATTTTCTCCAAGATGTAACTGTGGCCTTTTTGCCGGAAAGTCTCTAAGTGAATCGCCATCCGCCGCCCCAAGGGCAACCCTTTCATCCCATCGGGCGCAAAGGTATCAAACAAGGCGACTAATTCGACTGTCTCACCTTCTGCACGTAGCTGCTGGGCCATCTCGAAGGCGACTAAGCCGCCAAACGATTCACCGGCTAGATAATATGGCCCTACAGGTTGGCGCTTGCGGATTTCTTGGAGATACAGACTCGCGACGCCAGGGACACTGTTTAAAGGAGAGTCTTGATTGTTGCCTCCATCCTCTTTGAGCAGGTCAACTTCAGCCTGGAGGTAAATGCCATAAACGGGCCGCTCTCCACCTAGATGCTTTGCTAAATCGTGGTAGAGCAAAATTCCGTAAATACAGAATAGTGGGGGTTTGTTGCCGCCTGGACTTAGCAACACCAAGGATTCTGTCGGCGCTGCCCAGCGTTCTTGGCGAATTAGACTCGCTAGTTGCTCAATCGTTGGTGCTTGGAAGAGGGTTGCGAGGGGAAGATTTTTACCGCAAATTTTCTCAATTTCAGTGAACAGGCGCACCGCTAGCAGTGAGTGTCCCCCCAACTCAAAGAAGTTGTCCTTGACGCCAATGGGTGTAACACCGATAACGGTTTCCCAAATTTTTGTTAATTGAAGTTCCAAATCATCGCGGGGTGCAACGAAGGAACCTTCTGATTCGCTGCGGGAAGTATCGGGTGCCGGCAGTGCGCGGCGGTCAATTTTACCGTTGGGCGTTAGGGGGATGCTTTCCAGCATCACAAACGCTGAAGGCACCATGTAATCTGGCAGCTTTTCTTTAACAAAACCGCGCAATTCGCTCTTGAGTGTTGAGTGCTGAGTGCTGAGTGCTGAGTCAGCAGGAGTGGGGACAATATAGGCAACTAAACGTTTCTCTCCCGGTACATCTTCACGGGCAATCACAACACTTTGACGCACGTTGGGATGCTGACTTAATACTGCCTCAATTTCTCCGGGTTCAATCCGGAAACCCCGGATTTTCACTTGATTATCAGCGCGACCAACGACTGATATATTCCCGTCGGGTAAATACCGGCCTAAGTCGCCGGTTTTATAGAGCCGGTCTTCGCTGCTTTGGGTAAACGGATTGGTGAGGAATCGCTCAGCCGTCATCGATTCATCTCCCAAATAGCCTTTGGCTAAATAAGATGTGCGAATGTAAATTTCTCCGATTTCACCGATTCCTGCGAGCCGGTGGGCAGAATTTAACACCAGTAATTGCACATCTTTGATGCCCCGTCCGAGGGGGATTCGGCCTTGGGAAGATGAGGTATTTTCTAATTTTTGAGTTGGAGCTGTATAATACCCCATTGCTTGCGGGGTTTCCGTGGCTCCATAGAAGTTGACGCAATTGATGTTAGGCGCAAGGATTTGCAGTTTTTCAACATCACGCGTGGTTAATACGTCGCCCCCGAAGAAGGCATAACGTAGGTTGGTTAGTTGTTGGGTTTGTGAGGTTTCTGTTAACAGCACTCCCATTGCCGGTGTGAGGTGGCTAATGGTGATTTGCTGTTGCTTCATCCACTCGCATAACTTGCCTGGAGTGCCAATTTCTTCTGGGGTGGGAATGCACAGGGTTGCGCCCAACCATAGAGGTGTGAAAATGTCTCGCAGCAAGGGATCATGGGCAAGTCCAGATAGCACGCTGAATCGGTCTGATTCATTGAAATTAAAGGTTTGGGCGTGCCATTGCAGGAAGTGGGAAAGCGGTTTGTGGGTGCCTAAGATGCCTTTTGGTTTGCCGGTTGAACCGGAGGTGAAGGCGATATAGGCTAAGTCATCGGCGTTAATTTCTGTGTCGGGATTTTCTGTGGAATAATCCTTTAACAGTTCACCGATTTGACCGGCAGCAGTGGGAAGGGTAAGCCGGCACTGAGTTGATAGTGTCCCGACAAAGGTTTCTAAAGCCTCCGGAAGGTTTCCGGCTGCTGACATTTGCAGCCAACCTTTAGGCTGTGTGAGTTTCAGGCAATCAATTAACCGCTCGGCAGGGTAATTGGCATCTAAGATGGTGAATGCTGCGCCGGCTTTGAGAATTCCCAGCAAAGCCACGACGATTGAGGCGCTGCGGTGCGCGTAAATTGCCACAACATCTTGAGAGCCAATGCCATTTTTGTGCAGGTAATGGGCGAGTTGGTTGCTGATTTTATCCAGTTCTGAATAAGTCAGACTTCCTTGCCGATCAATGATTGCGGTGCTATTTCCCACTCGCTTTGCCTGTTGGGAAAAATGCGTATGAACAGCGCCTTCCCAGCAATCTTCAAGTGCCTGATTTGGATTCGGTAAAAGGGCTTGAGTTTGGGAAGAAATCAGGGAGAAATGAGCGATGGGTTCGGCTGGGTTCTTGACAATTTGCTCAAGCAGATGTTGGAGCTGTGCCAGCATCTCAACCATTCGCTGCCGGTCAAACAAATCGGTGTTGTAAACCAATTCCAGCTTCATTCCCTCGTTTTGTTCTTGAGCATATAGCGTGATATCGAACTTCGACGCTTGCTCAGTAAACGAGAGATGATCGAGCGTTAATCCCGGTATTTTGATTTGGTTGTCTTCATAGTTGAGCAAATTAAACCACACCTGAAATATCGGGTTGCGGCTGCGATCTCGCTCTGGTTGCAGCGCTTCCACCAATTTCTCAAACGGCAACTCTTGGTGAGCGTATGCTCCCAAAGCTACCTCGCGCACCCGTTGCAGCAGTTCCCGGAAACTGGGATTGCCAGATAAATCGTTACGCAGCACTAAGGTATTGACAAAGAAGCCAATTAACTGCTCAATTTCGGCGCGGTTGCGACCGGCAATCGGCGAACCGACAATAATATCTTCCTGTCCAGAATGGCGGCACAGCAAGGTATTGAAGGCTGCCAGCAAGGTCATAAATAAGGTTGCACCTTCCCGACGTGACAGCGCCTTGATTTCCTCGCTCAGTTCCTGAGAAAGTACCAAAGATTCCTTGGCACCGTTAAAAGTCTGCACCGGCGGGCGTAGGCGATCGGTGGGCAATTCCAACACCGGCAGCTTACCGCCTAGTTGCTGTTTCCAGTAAGAAAGCTGGGACTCTAGAACCTCACCTTTGAGCCATTGCCGTTGCCAGTGGGCGAAGTCTGCATATTGTACTGACAATTCTGGCAGAGGCGAAGGGTTGCCGGCGCTGAAGGCTTCGTAAATGGTCGCCAGTTCCCGCATGAACAAGCCAAATGACCAACCATCGGAGATGATGTGGTGGATCGTCAGCAGGAATAAATGCTCATCTTCAGCGAGGCGCACGAGTTGAGCGCGAATTAACGGCTCGTTGGTAAAGAAGTTAAAGGATTTGTCGGCTTCTGCCAATGCCAGCCGCTGCGCTTCCTCAGAGCGCTGAGGTTCAGCAATCGCAGATAAGTCTACCACCGGCAGCGCGACGATTAAGGTTGGGGTAATAACCTGAAACGGCTGCCCGTCTAGCTTCTTGCCAAAGGTGGTTCGCAGCGATTCGTGCCGGCGCACAATTTCGTTGATGCTGTGCTTCAGGATGCCGGTGTTCAGCGCTCCTTTAAGTTGCACGGCGGCGGGGATATTATAGGCAGAGTTGCCCGCCTCTAATTGTTCGAGGAACCACAACCGCTGCTGGGAAAAGGACAGAGGCAGGTGAGTGTCCCGTGAAACTGGCACAATGGGGGCCGTTTTCTGAATTTGCCCGCCTCGCAGCCATACGTTAATTTGTTCGCCCAATTCCGCGACTGTGGGGCACTCAAACAGTGAGCGCATCGGCAGATCCACCTCGAAGGTTTCGCGCACGCGGGAGAGGACTTGGGTTGCGTGCAGGGAATGTCCCCCCAAGTCAAAAAAGTTGTCGTGAATGCCAACTTGTTCAACTCCGATGGTTTCTGCCCAGATGCCGGCGAGTTCCTCTTCAATGACGGTGCGAGGTGCCACATACTCGGTTTCACG
This region includes:
- the rnhA gene encoding ribonuclease HI, encoding MSSSKIQSIYTDGACTGNPGPGGWGVVVCYADGSTHELGGGDSQTTNNRMEMQAAVAALEFLTSASQDEPITLYTDSEYLKNGITQWIKGWKKKGWKTSTGKPVLNQDIWEVLDKLNCRQVNWQHVRGHSGNFYNDRCDTIARAYAAGKPASLQQMPVKQVMSSAATNDRAYAADKPTSVQQMPVKQVISSAATNDFGNKTIQSSAVPSDLSTSDVAMTDSTAPFAADSTETHLPSEFRVSQLRDLVETLRIADEIAEKRYLITSSELADLMDVNASAVTSRGDNWVWRNWIVSRVRREGNQILWQLERVD
- a CDS encoding tetratricopeptide repeat protein; amino-acid sequence: MLKEMWQRFFGSEKREVVKSQPISAGMKPPPALEDADYQLLFTQLLEGVKRGWDRERVLKFFDDLGERGNLQLWAAWLRRYGERFLATPAPNPELARQLLGLGQMNCGDLADVAYELGSQLLARERGVPAPAAPNAPAAPPPDNAEAWWEQGNQQLGVGDVLGAIASYDQALQLEPELTAAWLNRGGALFYLERYEEAIACFEAAIKVEPHNPNTWYLRGLAFSALEQHEEELNSYEKALQVNPEFPAAWHNRGVALTKLNRYEEAVSCYQQALQLQPDLPQGWHSQGDALMALGRHEEALNSYNEAVAREPSEIETWFNRGLALSYLHRHEEALQSFDRVVSLAPDYGPAWVNRGVALTSLHRHQEAITSFDRALSVQPEDSVALAGREAARLLLEAEGDAPASEGTAWG
- the dnaX gene encoding DNA polymerase III subunit gamma/tau gives rise to the protein MSYEPLHHKYRPQTFGDLVGQDAIATTLSNAIRLDKIAPAYLFTGPRGTGKTSSARILAKSLNCLANNVPTDKPCGVCDVCRSVTNGSSLDVIEIDAASNTGVDNIRELIERAQFAPVQCRYKVYVIDECLTGDSLIQTREGLIRIDDPNLKGKEVLSYNEALAVWEFKKVLRWLDQGEKQTFVIKTTHREIRCTGNHLIRTDQGWVAAANLKPEMKILSPLERKSLTDWQKLNNVSLEPAISAKMPELLPIGLQKGEIHQSQTLTENLTLTKSNPSVENSLPAPNTIQFLTNLETVETVTLGSIEKVYDIEVEDNHNFVANELLVHNCHMLSTAAFNCLLKTLEEPPNTVVFVLATTDPQRVLPTIISRCQRFDFRRIPLEAMVGHLKYIAEKETININSDAITLVAQIAQGGLRDAESLLDQLSLLAPPVSVEKVWDLVGAVPERDLMTLLEAINNNNPAEVLDQTRHIMNRGREPLVLLQNFAGFYRDLLIAKTAPARNDLVAITPQTWKQMCEFVQSWDISNILAGQKHLRDSEVQLKHSTQPRLWLEVTLLGLLPAAFNSQPAPANPPQPTAFAKASPPPQQQTPQAQIPTSPNPSPATSATPKPEIPVELAQPQADPLPAPSGDATAQEYDPQEVWQAVLANLQPLGTKELLRQHCQLISFDGAVARISISSNPLYKMGQGKMPNVETAFLKIFNRKIKVTLEVAGANQPKAMPAQTPPPAAFNENNIPPPAPDNNTYQQPPAQPQRDFPSANSPAANNYQAAATPPPASVTNGFQKDASRLRQSPEDELESAVQILVKSFNGEEIELSNKVDDPTPAALNDDELIEFPMEEEDYEEDDDDIGF
- a CDS encoding DUF2254 domain-containing protein, whose product is MNIKLSKLWDSLHSSYWFVPALMSGSAMVLAFAMLALDRAGKSGFIEKLALIYTGGPDGARTMLSTVAGSMITVAGTAFSIVIVALTLASSQFGPRLLRNFMQDTGNQIVLGTFIGTFIYCLLVLRTIRGDDYNLFVPQLAVTFGIVLAITSIGVLIYFIHHASTSIQSWHVIGEVSKDLNHAIDHLFPQKIGQGNPGQKQRWVDEIPVNFDKEASPVLATKSGYLQAVDDKRLMKIAKSNNLLLRLKYRPGKFIVQDSELVMVWPGERMNEKLYGQIYGAFMLGLQRTEQQDVEFCINQLVEIALRAVSPGINDPFTAIQCIDQLSAALCRLAQRDLPSPYRYDDENNLRAIANSVTFAGITDDAFNQIRQYGGSDVAVTIRLLEAIAAIAPHTRNRKDREALLHHATMIERGSQQLSEEHDRKDVEERYLAAVKLLSNQSN
- a CDS encoding mechanosensitive ion channel family protein; translation: MDLQASASAAWTKIQGMISGTITMLPNVILALIVFTLFFFAARTIRTLVRRLTRRHRQARNLGLVLGRLAQGVVILVGLFVALSIVIPSFKAGDLVQLLGISGVAIGFAFRDILQNFLAGILILLTEPFQIEDQIVFKDFEGTVENIQTRATIIRTYDGRRIVIPNAELFTNSVTVNTAFEKRRNEYDVGIGYGDDIDRAKQLILEALYSVDGVLHDPAPDALVMELAESTVNIRARWWIKPPRRADTLDSRDQVLIAIKNKLVANGIDLPFPTQQILFHDQTEETDGDRARQREGWPAGNNEVPKPRSIGGSLRKLAEMRSQRDGNGGT